AGTAGTTTGTTATTAATGCTAATTTCTGAGGTTCGTGTTTCAagatgttcaaaaattttatataataacgAATACGTTAAAACTCAAATCAACTTTGGTTCAAAACATTTTAATCGGTTATTTAAACTTCAGCCACGTCTAGGGATGCAAACATCGTGAAATGAAACATCGATGGTTCGATGTATCGATGTTTCTTCGAACAACATCGAAATCAAAAACATCGGCCATTGAAACATCGATGTATCGAAACATCGAACGAATGGTTCGACTTCgttcgactgaaaacgggttcaaTTCCGATGaatgttgacttgtttgcatgtcgaaCTCATAAACCcttgtctcatcggcagttgtAATGTTCTCCGTGAATTCGCACGATGAAGCATGTCCAAGAACGTGTTTTATACCCGAAAGATCCACCAAACCCTTTccaacggactcgcgagagattttgagctctcttgccatctatATAATACTTGCTTTATCTTTTTGAAGCACCACTGCTTTCagttttttaatactttcatcagttgaagggCTAAAGTTCGTGCAGATTcaggcatgtcttcaacaatCTCTTGACCATCTTTCAAAGATTTGTTccctcgtaggcttgtgtttttcataaaactgaatcaccgtgaGCCTATTTCAACCCTATTTACACTTCCCCTAACTTAAACAAATATGAGGGTAAATCTGAAATATATCTTAATTAAAGCAAGTGGGaacatacttttttaattaattataaaagaaGTAAAGCTTGACAGTGCAGTCcgttataattttttctcttcGTTGTTTAATTTCCgacatatttcaaaattttatgttcaCTTAAAAGATTTTTGAATCTAACATAATGATTTTCCGACTATAACAATACAACACCGTGAACTCTGAGCAAAATAAATCTCACTTGAAATTGATATTCCTAGTTACGGTGCCACTAATTAGCAGCAATCTgattatgaatattttatgcAGGCCGGCGGAACCAGATATAACGGAATACCACAGTCGCTACATAGCATCGTTGTTGTTGATCATCTTTTGGTCTTCGTGCTTATGCATTTAATGCATAATTTTCTCGTTTTGGCTAGACAGATGCGAAAGCAATACTTTCCTGCCAAACAAGAAATAGCAAAACGATTACAACAAGTCAAGGGATGACAAGTTTTCAGTCAATTTGCTACAATAATAAGTTCACTAGATGTTGACCTAGTGAATGAATTAGATGGGAAAAGTTAAGCGAACTAAGAACTAAAATACGCAAAGCAAAATTTACAGCTAACAGTTTGCAATGGGACATAAATAGTTTTGAGAGAAATCACTATGGTAATAATAAGACTTTTGACGTGAACATCAATAACGGTAAAATGAACGAAAACGCAACAGTTATGGAAAATAAAGCACCGATTTTCATTACttcataaaaattcaataaacgttatatattaattaaaggtcctaaatttataaattagtaTTATTAAATACAGTGTGGCGGTATTAACTTTACAACACAAATCTCTACCAATATAGATAACAGGCTGATATCATCGCAGATATTCcttatttactataaattatatacttatataaatgatagtataggttaggttaggttaggtaaatatGGCCGATCGATGATCCCATGTAGACTAACAaattagtcctttgtgatgccattaaatgaaaaactCCCGTATTCGGGCTTACAGATTGCCgaagcgctttgtagccaatataaggttacacagacgcttaacttcaacacacgccagttcggtggggtgtccaaaggtatgcgcccccaagtgtctgagtcttgacctcccaaaagcgggacagtcaagcaggaagtgctggcttgtttctaccgcatctGCCTCTAAACAGCATCTGCATTCAGCATCCGGCAAGATACCCATTCTTACCGCATGTAAGCCAATAGGACAGTGGCCTGTTAAAAGACCCACTAACAATGAGATgttagccttactgaggacTAAGAGATCATttgatctcctgcgatctataCTGGGCCAGAAGGTTTTTGCAACCGCACAATTGCCGGTGCTGGCCCAGCGTTGGACGAGCATCCGcgtggcccagctatctagtagtagaccaCAAGAAGAAACAGGAGCACCGATCCGtttccattctaccgataatgattctagggtgcctttccttgctaactcatcagctttgcaattgccCGCAATTCCGCTATGGCCCGGCACCCACACCAGTCTAATCACGAAACATCTAGCTGCTAGAGATAACGACGTTAGACAttcttcgaccaaccctgaacgcacttcgaatgagttcaaggctaacTATCTGAGTGAATAGTCACTTGTCTGAAGGTGGATGCACTCTGTAACAGCAAATCAgatgctaccttgatggctgcgacCTCAGCCTGCAATACACTGCAGTAGTCGGGAAGCCTGAAACAGAAATTTATGGAGGGCTCctgacagtagacccctccaccgACCTTCCCTCCAAGCTTTGACCCTTTCGTGAAGAAAGCTTGCTGCCCCTCTTCTCctacggcttcttcccacccatatCTCTCTCGCCGGTATAttggcagagaaggagccgccagagttcgatatggcgactccatgatccagatgatccggtatgcagtcaaagtTTGTGAGGATATTCGAATGTCCAGATACGCGTTCCTTTAAGaatccagattctctgagtctgatagccacGTTCGCGGCTATGCACCTACCGGCAATGTCCACGGGcgttatgttcaaaattgcattaagtgccatggttggggtGGATCTTAATGCACCATATATGCTAATTAGCGCAGCCCGTTTAACGCTTTCGAGTTTCTTGGCAAGTGTGGTCTTCcctaaagccctccaccacataaagacacCATACAATAagatgggcttgactatggtgtcatagagccagtggaccactttcggtgagaggtcccatcttttgccaatagctcctctacagcagtataaggcaatatatgccttttttgctctctcctcgatattcggcttccatgaaagcttcttatccagTATGAGCCCTAAATATTTCACTGAGTCCGCCGGTTGCAGGTGAATACCTCCCATCTGCGGCAACGGTGCCGCcgggattttatattttcggctGAATAAAGCCATTTccgttttgttattattaatggCGAGTCCACTTCCGGCCGCCCACCTTGTTACAACGCTGAGATGTCCCTGCGTCAACTCGTACACGGTGctaaggaactttcctttgaccataagtgctacatcgtctgcgtAGGCAATCACCCGACAACCGCGATCctctagttttttgagcaatTCGTCAACAActaggatccatagaagaggagagagaacCCCACCTTGTGGTGTTCCCCTACTCACCCTACGCCTCGCACGCGCGCTGCCCCATTCCGTTTCGATCACTCTGTCACACAGAAGACTGAGAATGAGGCacttgaggttcgattcaaccccaaTACCGCCAAGAGCAGTTATTACTGTCTCCGGTaggacattgttgaaagctccctcGATATCCaggaaggtcccaacagcgAAGTCCTTGGCTTCAATGGCATCTTCGAGCCATGCCACGATAGTATGCAAGGCAGGGCAACTGACCTGCCTTTACGATAAGCATGTTGTGCTCTTGACAAATAGTCTCTCGGAATGCTCTTCCTTATATACCAGTCCATCAGTCTCTCCAGAGTCTTTAACAAGAAGGAGGAGAGGCTGATTggcctgaaatccttggccgtAACATGGGAGCCCCTGCcagccttcgggatgaacgtaACCTTGACTTGTCTCCAGGCCTCCGGGATGTAACCTAATCTGATGCAGTTCGCATGGATAGGTGCCAACCAGCTGCATGACACCTTAACAGCTTGTtgcagctgcgctggtatgatgccgTCTGGTCCCGGGGACTTGAATTGTTTGAACGAGTTAATCGCCCAGATCAAGTGCCGCTCATCCAGCATGCTGACAAAGGCCGCGCAATCGTCATGCGGGACCCCGATAGATCCCCTAACAAAGGGCATGTTGCTCGGAAAGTGAGCGTCGACAAGCATTTGAAGTGTTTCTTCACTACTGAGAGCCCACTTCCCATTTGCGTCCTTGAGATACCCCAGGGACACTGGGGTTTTTGCGAGAATACGCCTAAATCTCAAGGACTCGTGACAGCCTTCCACTTTTTCACAGAAGCGCTTCCACGAGGTCCTCTTAGCCTTCCTTAACTCGGACTTGTATATTGAAAGTCCAACTTTATACAAAGCCCAGTCATCAGATAACCCACTCCTGCGGGCCTTGTTGAAAAGCCGTCTGCAAGACGCCCTAATATCTGAGAGCTCCGTAGTCCAACATAGAGGTTTCTCTTTGCCCTTCGGCGATCTCAGTGGACAAGACCTCTCCAGCGCAGCCTTGCACGCCGAGCTGAAGACTTCAACCCACTCCTCCACCGCATCGGTGGTGGCCAACGAGTCCACACCCGGTGCACGCGGGAGAGTTTGCCTAAGCCTCCTGCGGTAACCTTCCCAGTCCGTGTTCCTAGGGTTCCTAAAAGATTTCCTAGGCGGACCTTCTCCGACTAGACTAAACTCGATGTACCTGTGATCCGAAAATGAGTGATCGTCGAGGACCCTCCATTTCGAGATCAGCGGGGCAATCGCTTGTGAGGTTAGAGTGAGGTAGAGGACCTCCTCCCTGCTTGCGGTCACAAAAGTAGGAGAGTTTCCTCTATTACATATGCGAAGAtcttcgccaataatgaaatcaaaaaggGACTCACCTCTACTGTTCGTATCCGAGCTTCCCCAGTTCTGGTGCCGCGAGTTAGCGTCGGAACCGATGATGACGCCAGTGCCAGTCTTAGACGCTTCGGCTAAGGTCTTTCTCAGCATTAGGGGAGGTGGCTCCACCACATCATCGTGTGGCATGTATGCGGAGATAAGCTAGAAATCTCCGGTGTCACACTCAAGTTTCGCTGTCACAATGTCAGCGCTgctgaaattaggtaaaaaaaatatcGTTAATTCATTCCTTACCAGCATACAGGCTCTGTTCCTACCTGCATCCTTGGCCGACAGGAACCTATGGCTCTTTGTCCTCAATCCAGATATCCCGTTACCAGTCAGCTACCGTTCCTGGATCAGGACGACATCAGCTCCGTCTTGTTCCAGACGGAGCAATAGATTGGCGGAGGCCGCCTTCGCATGCTGGAGGTTAATCTGGAGGAATTTCATCCTTCAGACTTTCCTCCAGGAGCGCTATTTCAGCGCCCAAGTCGTGATCGACCCGAACCTCCTTAAACAGTCGTTCGAGGCTGAAAACGGAGTCGCCAGTCGAAGAACCGCCTCCAACACTCGCCACATCCGAGAGATCCGGATCGACTTCCACGGTCATTTGACCGTCGGCGCCCTCTGTCGCACCGATTTCCACGGTCGTTTGACCGTCAGTACCCTTCGACACCTCCACCGCAGGCACCACAGCTTGGAGGCCATCAGCTCTGGCATCCGATGGAAGTACTTTCAGCACTACCATCTCAAAACCATAGCTTATGGCTCCCTTTGTTTTGCTGAGAGGACCGATGGATTCCGTGTTTAGCATTATCAGCGCTTGCCGATTCGGTTCATCAGTTCTCTCCAGCCATAAGACTTTCCAGTCCTGCGTTGGAAGTGAGGGATTGCAATATTTGAGGATTTCCTCAATCTCACTCGGAGTGGAAGGTTCGGCCGGCAGCCAGACGCGAGCCCTAGGATAAAGAGGAAGATTCTCCTTGGCCACGGCCTCAAGTCTGGCTCCCTACCAGACCTCCCCTACCTGAGAGACTGCCTTCTTGTACAAGATGGCCGATCTTTCGTCAGCACAACATGTTAGCTTATGCAGCCCCTGGTGCCAACCGGCACTCAAACATTTCGGGGGTGGCCCCGGGTTTTCCTTGACCACCCTCAGGAAGACCAATGAGATAGCCGCTGCTATCCTCTTCCATTCATCATGGGAAATGGCACCGTCCTCTCTACTGCTATCAAGCACCCCAAGTATTCTGGCCCCAGCGCCTTTAGCGATTTCGCTAAAGTTTGGCGCTTTTCCTGTCCGCGGTTTCTTAACAAGGGAGGTTTCTCCCTCATGCGACCTCTGCCGCTTGACCGCCGGTTCTGTCCTGCTGGTTTCCAGTTCTACCCTATCGTCCTCGCTCAGCACTTTCTTGGCCCACTCAAGTGTACTAGCATGTTGCTCAGACACCTGACCAGCATGCTTGTCACCGTAGCGCTCCAAGATTTTGGCCGCCAATCGGCGGTCGGACTTTAGCCTTCAAGCTAAAGCTGCCTTGCTCTTACTCCCTGTGGATCCTTTCATAATTCTAGATGAGGTTCCCCTGCTAGTGCTGGCGATTCCGCCACGTATGAAGGATCCGCCCTTCGCTACTACTACTACCGACGGTTTAGCGTCGGTTACCCCCAGTCTGCTACCTACGGAGACACCTACTGGAGCCCTTGTCGTATCGCTGCCATTACTCGTCGACGGTTTCGTCGCCATAGGAGCAGCATCCCCGCCTGGGTTGGATCTAGGTGCCGATTTCGACAGCCCTTCACCTCCCTTCGTCATTCTTAcgttaattttattgttgttaaacTTGTCCATGCAAAAAGGGTCCCCACTCAGAGCCACTATCCGTCCCCGGGAAAGGTAGTCGCCTTTTATGGTCCCAAGGTTATCTCGACGACGAGGCCAAGGCGGGGGTTGACGTACGCCCTTATGAGGCAATACGTTCAGAGCCGACCAGCGCAAAGAAGGAGTCATCTCAACATACACCTACCACGCCAAATTAACGACGACGGGGTGGGAACGTACTCTGAggcctgccagggttttaacgggACGGGGGCAGTTGCGACATTAGCCCGTCAGACATTTCCGATGAGTGTTACCTCATCGTACTCAGGTGTCAGAATGCCGCCACCACCAGCCCAGGGTTCTATCAAATCCTATAAAAAGTTTCTCAAAAAACCAGTCCAAAGCAACAGTCGTCTAGGGAGTTGTTAGGCCGTGAAGGCCGCAGGTCATTTAGCGTTACCCAGGATGCACCGGCTTGGAGGCGACCTGCCTTACATCCCAAATGATAGTATAAGAAGcaggtaaattaaaattagtgaaatttttaataaccaTATTCTAATCTCTGTCATAAATGGTATTCTGTCAACAATTGCGATAGCTTAAGAAAATACTGTTGGAACAACTCATTAGAATAGTATTTGATGCCAACCAATTTCTTGACC
The DNA window shown above is from Bactrocera tryoni isolate S06 chromosome 4, CSIRO_BtryS06_freeze2, whole genome shotgun sequence and carries:
- the LOC120774631 gene encoding uncharacterized protein LOC120774631 produces the protein MEEDSSGYLIGLPEGGQGKPGATPEMARVWLPAEPSTPSEIEEILKYCNPSLPTQDWKVLWLERTDEPNRQALIMLNTESIGPLSKTKGAISYGFEMVVLKVLPSDARADGLQAVVPAVEVSKGTDGQTTVEIGATEGADGQMTVEVDPDLSDVASVGGGSSTGDSVFSLERLFKEVRVDHDLGAEIALLEESLKDEIPPD